CACACCGAggcatgcacacacacacacacgatccatacacacacacatgcatcccatattcatcaattgtttcccctttcactcaatctatatgcatgaaggttcaagaacaccgattaatcggttagatgaacaaagattaatataaaaataccttttcttGATAGAatgaacggtagaaacaaagtaatagccttgattcttcaaagattcttgagtttcaacttcaattcttctcaaaagatgaagaaatattggagaaaagtagaagaaaaattgagagagagtgggagagagggGAGGCGTGAGTTGGGGGAGTGGGGGCggtttttctttgatttagGTATAGGGtttcactcttatttatagagttcaagAATATAATCCCACAATTAAACAAAGATTTGGAAAGATATGGGGGAGGGATTGGCGTTAATACTGGTGAGAAATAAGGGGATTTCGAATtcttaggctatttaattagcctatgatttaatttagatatttcacggagtagaataaaatatcacggagcagaataaaagtaataatcCCTTCCCAATTAAATAGGGAGTAGGCGTGTAGTTTAGCTCCTTCCAAAAGGGATTTAATTGaattcctaattaaattaggatatggtaagatcttaTTAGATATagtaagatatgctaggatatttgaatttattcatggaagagaataaataagggatcaaataatataataaaataatctcttctcccataaataggagattttcgaaaatctccttggAATAAGcataggggtcgaaaattctatggagaaaataaggaataatcggactttggatttaatttgaataattatcccaagcaataattaaatccaagaaaaatagaattcctctCCGATAAATCatgagggtcgaaaattccaaataaataatgatgctcctatttaatctcactcatcccttaggaataattcaccacaatttcATTTCACCCCGCATCAAAATATCCACATAATTACGTCACAAAATCAACCATTTTTAATTCCACTCCATCTTCACAacacattgacctttcaacggccacgtcatatttttcacaatattgactattcaatagccacgtcatataatcaacaagtttgactattcaactcaaactcaaccccatatcgcaattaggtcacaaagaatcatgtaataaatcactcatcatttaatccacatacttcatagcattaaaatcatttaatgcaaaaattttatgtctcgaaaattagggttcgaaaaagtggtGTGTTATAGAGACACTCATTTTTGCacttattttgataaattagtatttaatagttaaagtggagagaaaataaagtaagagataataataataatgataataataataataataataataataataataataataaaaataaaaataaaaaagtctTCACTACATTATtccatctcttactttactttctctccactttaaaaattaattttttttcaaaacgattGCTAAAAAAGAACGTCTCACTTAACGAGGGGCTGAAAAAGTAGCTAATTAAACTAGAACTTTTGTACTCCTTTCGCAATTATCtcatatcattaaaatttcgatgacatttgttatttaaatcataactttGTGTTGACTTCTTGACAAGTTTGACATTGTTCTGTACTGtggtactccttccgtccatgaaatattgtccaagtTTGATACggcgcgggttttaagaaatgtgaagaaaaatgagttaaaaaagttagtggaatgagggtcccccatatatatattagttttataatagaatgagAGTGTAAAAGGTTAGTGAGAAGTGAGGTCCATTTGCCAAAACTaggaaaaaggaaagtggaCAACTTTTCACGGAcagaccaaaatgacaaaactggaaaatatttcacggacggagggagtaatttatatctaaatGATTACTACCACCAtctttgaaaaatgaaaaacttttAAACGTTacggattttaatgcacaCTGGTAATGTAAGAGACATGAATTGGTGTGaattaagagagaagaagagaaaaatggataaagtaagagatatgagGAGATAAATAGTAGAAGTAATGTTAGTAGGTTACGGAGTCCACTtcctaaaatataaactttagaaagtttccttttttaagggacaaactaaaatgaaaatagtttctatttttaagggacacTGGCGGTATTATGTACACCCTCTGTCTCATAGAAATAGAGtgaatttccattttcgtccgtcttATAGAAATAGtcaatattcatttatgataCCCTTTTCTACTTCTCTAcctttattattcatggagTCCACcatatactatattatttcaactattttttctacttcttTGTTACTTgtcattattcattaaaacttgtgttatccttaattaacttattttcatgagacggaagaagtatatgatgaaaatataatgacaaaaattacaataaatttaattggaattttaGTAGTAGGAAACAATCACGAAATACAAAAGATCCAAGTttaatttgctatttttgaaaaatagtaagattattttaagttaaagTAAAAGTTGATGacaaattttcctttttctggTTTTTTAGAGACTGGAATGGAAAAACAAACTTTAACAAAACTAGGTAGCTTGTTACAAGATAATTACATCTTACATGCAAAATATGTTTcattaatgttttaaataaacacaaaatattttaagtttatcTAAATCATATAAAAAGATTCATCAATGTTTTAAGTTAATACattcttttaaaatgttaaaaacaCTGTTAGTTTTGTTAACAACCCAacttttcaacaaaatcataacaaaattaGGAGATAAAAGCAATTTAGCAttatgaagaagatgaacatCAATTCTTTCCAGCCGTATCCACTCCAAAATAATTTAGCGAACATATCATTTTCTAGACAAATACTGTATGTTCATCTTAATTTGCAACTTTGGTCACATTTGTGTATGAAGTGAAGTATTAAACCAGTGCAATTAGTTGTTAGAATTTTATTCATTGCttgctttttatttattaaatcctATTAATAGATAATGAgagtttaataaataatgagttTGTAGTATGTCTGTTAATATATACTTGGTTGCATTGTTAAGGTATATAttgaataaatcaaaatcagtaTTTCATCTTTCAAAGATATCTATGTGAATTCAAATGTTCTTATAATGTTATACAGTATgtttgtttattaaaaataaaatatacgcACTCACTATATCTCattgttttataaattaaaggaGCTTTGAACAGTTAAATGCGTTTGATAAACAATGGTGAATACTGATTTTTTGTCCTTTtatgctactccctccgtcctataattAGAGTCATATTTTCACATTTCGGTCCATTCTAtaataagagttttatttcacttttaccataattGGTAAGTAGACCTCACATTCTACCaacttattcaactcaattttcTTTACGATTCTTAAAACTagtgccataactaaataggACTCCTATTGCGGAGCGGATGGAGTATTGTTAACAAAACTAATGGGTTGTTATCGGGTTTGAAGGTAACTGGTCGAATTTGTGTGGAGTTAGAGAATTTTCTTTAACAATTCAATTCAGATtagatttaattgaattagatttattatcaaattaatctAATAATGACGTATCTCAATCCGCACAATTTATCACCTTCATGCGAGCAGctatataaaattgtaaaacatttatttgtgCTTAGTTGGTTTCTCCAAgtgaattattaattactgaTGTCTACCAAAATACACAATCTctatctaaataaaataatactcttcATAGTTGAGCTGTAGTACTGTttcagcaaaaaaaaaaaaaatcctttttTCTCACGTACAAGTGGTTTACAGTTTGTAAAATGAggattaaaataacaataaattgaTATGAGTGATATGCTAATAGATTAAGCTCCATTGATTTCGCTGtgcatctctctctctctctctctctctctctctctctcactttacAGTGAcagtagagagagtgagatGGCAAATGGATACGCCAGCTCTTCCCAGAAAACAGACTACGTCTTCAAGGTCGTGTTGATCGGCGACTCTGCCGTCGGGAAATCCCAAATTCTCTCGCGCTTCTCACGCAATGAGTTCAGCTTGGATTCTAAGGCAACTATCGGCGTTGAGTTCCAAACTCGCACCATGCTTATCCACCACAAGTCCGTCAAAGCTCAGATCTGGGATACCGCCGGCCAGGAGAGGTACTGCTACATTTCTCgatccatttcattttctcactcttcctcaatttcgattttattttctctgcCTATATGCATCAAATTGAGCTCTTAGATTAGGTTTTTAACTTCGATGTTTTAGTATTTACGATTTCGACTTCGTTTCGTAGCCTTGAATTGATTGTTAGTTGTGGAGCGGTTTGATGTGTTTGATTGGGAATGCAATCCAATAGTGTTTTTGTTATAAACATTCTTTTGATATagatttttgcattaaatgtaTGATAAATCTATAGGAATCACAAATTTCCAATAAAGGAAATAAAAGGATGGGGAAAATCATTGAGATGGATGTTACAATAGCGGTTTACGGAAATATTCTACCAAGGTTAATTTCTGTATTATTGCaaattgttgtataaaatgaaactaaGATATTCTATGTATTAGATGATGAAGAACAACTTGATTGGTAAGACGTTTCCGTGAACCATTATTAGCCCTTTTTTGGAAGAATAAAAGATACTAATGGTGTGttgatcaaattatttttggggtagtgataaaatgcaaactctatatattgtactAACTCCAAACtcttcaacacaatatcaatacgtaaaatttcaagattttgatgtcaacacaacgtcaaccgttgacactgggttgacattttctgatgatgttattttgtcacctattgacattttctaatggtttagatcatagtttggagtcaACCGGGGGTGttatagtgtttttttttgtcttagtTGGGCTTATATATAGACAATAGGTTAGGTTGAGTTGGTAAAAATTGAGCACCATAATTGAACCAAAGTTACAGACTGTTATCCCTCATATGTTTCATAACTTACCATGAAAAGTATTTGGTGGAAATAGGGATTGAACTATGAATCCTAGGGCGCTCTCACGTGAAGCCTCGATAACCTTGTTCCTTATAGAATGTATGGTAATTGagattttacattttcttttgccTTCCTCTCTTGTGTCGTTAGACGATGCGTGTGTGTAAATGATAGTATTTGGGTTTTGATATCAATGTCATTCCAATATCTCGTGTCACGAACTGGACGTTTTGATTCTGATCTTGTGTCAATGTGATCCTAATAAGTAGTAATATCCATTATCCACAGATACAGAGCTGTCACAAGTGCTTATTACAGGGGTGCGGTGGGGGCTATGCTGGTTTACGACATAACTAAGCGGCAGACCTTTGACCACATTCCCCGTTGGCTAGAAGAGCTGCGTGCTCATGCTGACAAAAACATTGTGATAATGCTAATTGGGAACAAGACTGATCTTGAAGACCAGAGAGCAGTGCCGACAGAGGATGCTAGGGAATTTGCTGAAAAAGAAGGCTTATTTTTCTTAGAAACCTCGGCAATGGAAGCAACCAACGTGGAGGAGGCTTTCGTGACAGTGTTGACAGAGATTTTCAACATTGTTAACAAGAAGAGTCTCGTTGCCGATGAAGTGAACAGCAATCCGGCGTCGTTAGCCGGTAAGAATATCCTCATTCCTGGGCCAGCTCAAGTAATCCCAGAAAGTAACAGGATGTGTTGTAGATCATGATTTTTTCAGTTTGgtatgtcttttttttttctggaattaattatttttttgaatgagCTGGGAATCGTTTTTGTGTGTTACATTTACAATGATCTTTGGTTATTTGCAGGGAAGATTTGAACTCTGTTTtgtatacattattttttctctctattaattcaatttactTCTGTCTCAAACAAGACAGATTGTGTATATTTGGAGTATTTGTTCAAACATTTGGAAAAAGCACCCACCCACACTACAAATACTACAACTATAATAGTTATAATaagcaaaattaattttataaaagaagGGTGATCATATTTACCGAGAGATATATAGTGAGGTGCTTATAAAAGAACGCGATGattaatagataaaaaattaaataaaatgacaaacgTATGAATTCGTACTAATTCTATAATTGTGTTATGAAATGCTTAGTTGGATATTGTACTTCAATCTCATTTTAGAACTACTCCGTCCCCGTTCCAGTTTAAGactcacattttgtcatttaagTTCGTCCCaatttaagagtcacatttagaatctatcatatttggacataaaacaaaatcctaaacatacaaaaagtcaaaagggtcTCACTTTTCATTGCCCccacttcaattattattcACTTCAATAACCACTACCTCACTTCAATATTTACACATCAAcaaaacccgtgccataactTAATCaaactcttaaactgggacggagtgAGTCATTTTAAATCATGTTGATagtttaaatgaataaaaaaaatcacaatagtGATAAATAAGATAAGTTATTTAGTTTTGCGtgaacaaataaatatgagttCATGTTTGGCATATTAGATatctaaacaaatattttaagaCTATTTTGGTATAAATTGGAATTGTACAAAACATTCATAATAAATCTCAATCAAAATAAGAGATGTGAAAATTTGAGagtcataattaaaattttaatgtagattAATTAATCCACCTATTTGGTGGGTTTTTTTTAACATGTCAAAACAAAGAATATGAGACAGATTGAACGAATAGCACGAGTCAAGTAATAGTTAAACTTATACACCAAACAAAGTAGAGCTAGGATAATTAAACATAGCTATGAaccctataaataaaaataatgttaactGATcttactaaaacaaaaatgacaataatCCAAACTTCTTCACCTTGAAATAAACAGATTGAAAAAGGTACACCATCTTCAATAAAACACATTACAAAATACGAAGTgtgtttcatttcattttgttccTATTAGTTACCATAATTCGAAAGACGACACTAATTCAAACACCATCATGCCTCACATGGCCAAGCCCCACTtcctatatactccctccgtcccattaaatatgcaacatttagttttcagcacgagattttatatagtattattttgtgaattaatgaagagagagtaaagtaagagagaacaAAAAGTATAGAGAgtattgtttctatttttagaaacgtttcatttttaatgggacagacaaaaaaaaaacgtttcatttctagtgggacagagggagtattacttatATATTCTCATTTCCATTTCAGTCCATACACAAATAGAAGTCctgattcatttttattatatataacaatagacctcacatttcactaatttattttactcatattttatttaaaattgatattattaaatactacttcACCCATCTCACtctaagtgacacatttttaaatatagaaaaataactctttctatattttttctctcttttactttttattctcttcacttacttacaaaacaacattatataaaatctctTGCCAAATTAGAAATGATTTACTTAAaatgggatgaagggagtatatacaaGTAAGACTCATATACCACTAAcgttttccactcacttttatttgatttcttaaaattcatgtcaaaaaGAAATGATACTCCTATTAAGGAAGAGTACTAGTACataaatatacttataaaagctggttttaattatttgtcactaattaccaataatattaatttgcattatttatggcaatttacaataattattctttCATGACAATATACAATAgcacttaattttataagaattctACATTTTCCACGAATAATTATACAAAGAAAAGTTAGCTTGAATTATATGCGGTCAAGGTGGTGGTATTTGTATTAAAACAAGGGATATTGACACCTAATAATATGGAACTTTCAGAAagtcagattttttttttatgaattttgaaattgacaaataatatcatgagcTTTGCcccgagtttgttatttcccaccaaaaaaaaaattccgtCAAATAATGTCATGATAcggattttttttggtaatttctcgacaacaacttcgagagcttcaagtttttcaatctttgaggATAGTtagcttcaagtttttcaatctttgaggatagtttttcttgaaacaCGCCCTCcaaaaattttcttcaatctattaatatatgcagaattttttctttgttgggAAATATggataaagttcatgattttatttgtcaatttcaaagttcgatgaatttttttttaactttttgaatattccataatattagatgtcaatatccctTCAAACAATTATATTCTAAAATCTATCCCGTTTTGGATTTGAGTAAAATATACCCATATGTAAGTTtacactaaaaataaactaaaccACTTATTCAAattgtgagtgaaaaaaatacgTTGATAGGCGGAGAAATTTTAATCCACAACTTTGTTTTAGTTATAATATTTAGATTACAATCTCCAAAATCTTGACtaaatattaatcaccacATCTCCAAAAATGGTTGGCTTAATCATGAAGTTTCCGGTGCCATCACTGAGCTATCAGAACCGTTGGCTTCTGGGATAGTAACATCATCAGTCGATTCTTTGATAGGAACTGCATCAGCGACTGGCTCCGAAGCCTCGTCTGAGCGGAGCGCTGAGACCCGTTCAAGCAGTTCCTGGCAGTCATTTGCATTCACCATTACAGACACATTAGTTCTACCTCTCCAACACCCAATCGCGATAGGCATAGCATCTTCCCCTGAACCTGATTGGACCCACCCTTCTACACAAGATGAAAATTAGACAAATTAGTATCTTCACCCAAAATGCACGTCACCGCATTTTTCTAAGACTACTAAGGCATGCGAACGAACCTGCACGCAGAATAACCACACAACAACCCAGAATTAGCTCTGAGGCCTTCTCTCTTAATGAAGGTTCAACAAAGTCTGGAAATTTAATGCTTTTGTACTGCAAGAGGTGCTTGAAATCTATCGGAGAAGCATATAGTATTTGCTTTGTTATGTGTGGAAGAATCAGCGGCAATCCTTCAGATGAGATACGGAATAAACAGGGTGCAGATGTTCCCTCCTTTGAAGTTTGGCGTTCCTGCACAATTAGTTTTGCATATTTCTAGGTTAGAATCAATAAGACAAATgttaaataacaaaagattCAAGCAAATGATAACTTACAAACATCTTAAGTCCCACTGCAGCTATCTTAAGCTGCTGGCCGCCGAGAAGGTTCAACTCAAGAGCTTCCTTCACAGAATTTGATACGTAATAAATTCTCTTCACATGACTCGTGTCTTCGTTTCTTGAAATAAGATGGCCTTTGATTGGGAAGGATTCCTTTATTCCATAAAAGTCCATTATTTTGCTCACAACAGTTTCATCCTTGTAGAAAATAACAGGGTCTACTCCTCTCCATCTCCCCTGCATTTGAAGCTTCCTTTTTTTGTCTGGAACAGTTTTGGCATCCGCCTTGTCATCAGAAGAAGCCTTGTtctcctctttctcttcttgctcatttatctttttctggTCAGCATCCGAAGGGATTTCAAGAGTTCCAGTTTCAACCAAATTCTTATTCTGGTCAGCATCTGAAGGGATTTCACAAATTCCAG
The genomic region above belongs to Salvia hispanica cultivar TCC Black 2014 chromosome 3, UniMelb_Shisp_WGS_1.0, whole genome shotgun sequence and contains:
- the LOC125216693 gene encoding ras-related protein Rab11D, with protein sequence MANGYASSSQKTDYVFKVVLIGDSAVGKSQILSRFSRNEFSLDSKATIGVEFQTRTMLIHHKSVKAQIWDTAGQERYRAVTSAYYRGAVGAMLVYDITKRQTFDHIPRWLEELRAHADKNIVIMLIGNKTDLEDQRAVPTEDAREFAEKEGLFFLETSAMEATNVEEAFVTVLTEIFNIVNKKSLVADEVNSNPASLAGKNILIPGPAQVIPESNRMCCRS